From the genome of Pseudomonas sp. gcc21, one region includes:
- a CDS encoding PHP domain-containing protein, whose protein sequence is MLADLHMHSTASDGSLEPAELMRRAAASGIELVALTDHDCLDGQQVARDTAESLGMQWVSGVELSAQWQGHTLHILGYGFDPQSPGLVEAINRVQEGRWRRAEQIAQRLAGKNMPGALEGALEIQRSAGAELHSPPARPHFADWMVKAGHVRDRAEAFRKWLGAGKLGDIKQHWPELAEAIEPLRAAGGVAVMAHPWHYGFTRSRLRRLLRDFAEAGGRGIEVVNGKQPPEQVAYLAKLSIEFGFFASCGSDFHHPDSPWMALGKMTAMPDDCTPVWADPLFCR, encoded by the coding sequence TTGCTAGCCGACCTGCACATGCACAGTACTGCTTCCGATGGCAGTCTTGAGCCCGCCGAGTTGATGCGTCGGGCAGCGGCCTCCGGCATCGAGCTGGTAGCACTGACAGATCATGACTGTCTCGATGGCCAACAGGTTGCCCGGGACACGGCCGAGTCGCTGGGGATGCAATGGGTGTCCGGCGTTGAGCTCTCTGCGCAGTGGCAGGGCCATACCTTGCACATTCTGGGGTATGGCTTCGATCCCCAGTCGCCCGGGTTGGTGGAGGCGATCAACAGGGTGCAGGAAGGGCGCTGGCGGCGCGCCGAGCAGATTGCGCAGCGTCTGGCTGGCAAGAACATGCCGGGGGCGCTTGAAGGCGCGTTGGAAATACAGCGCAGCGCTGGCGCCGAGCTGCACAGCCCGCCGGCCCGGCCGCATTTTGCCGACTGGATGGTGAAGGCCGGACATGTGCGTGACCGTGCTGAAGCCTTTCGCAAGTGGCTCGGAGCCGGAAAGTTGGGCGATATCAAGCAGCACTGGCCTGAACTGGCCGAAGCGATTGAACCGCTGCGCGCCGCCGGCGGGGTCGCGGTCATGGCGCACCCCTGGCATTACGGATTTACTCGCTCTCGTCTGCGCCGGTTACTGCGTGATTTTGCCGAGGCGGGCGGCAGAGGAATCGAAGTGGTTAACGGCAAACAGCCACCGGAGCAAGTGGCCTATCTGGCCAAGCTAAGCATCGAGTTCGGGTTCTTTGCCAGCTGTGGCAGCGACTTCCATCATCCGGACTCGCCCTGGATGGCGCTCGGCAAGATGACGGCGATGCCCGACGATTGCACGCCGGTGTGGGCTGACCCGCTGTTTTGCCGCTAA
- a CDS encoding YciI family protein, with protein MFYAILASDFPGTLEARLTARPAHLERLQQLQAGGRLLVAGPHPAIDSNDPGPAGFTGSLVIAEFESLQAAEAWAQDDPYVAAGVYQQVTVKPFKPVLPA; from the coding sequence ATGTTCTACGCCATCCTCGCCAGCGATTTCCCTGGGACGCTTGAGGCTCGCCTCACTGCGCGGCCTGCTCACCTGGAGCGGCTACAGCAATTGCAGGCTGGCGGCCGTCTGCTGGTTGCCGGTCCTCATCCGGCGATTGATTCGAACGATCCGGGGCCAGCGGGTTTCACCGGGAGCCTGGTTATCGCCGAATTCGAATCATTGCAGGCGGCTGAAGCCTGGGCCCAGGACGATCCTTATGTTGCCGCAGGGGTATACCAGCAGGTGACCGTAAAACCATTCAAACCCGTATTGCCGGCCTGA